GCCGCCCTGCTCGTCGCCGGGGCGGCCGCGGCGCTCTGGTACCTGTGGCGCACCCGGCTCCAGCTCTGCCCGCATTGTGGATGGATCGTGCGTCGCGTCCAGCGCGGCTGGCTTCGTTGCCCGCGCTGCCACAAGCAGTACGCGCGCCACGCGAAGCTCAAACCTCACTGAGCAATGGGAGGGGGCCTCAACGGCCCCCTCCCAGACCCACCCCCCGAGAGTCGGTTGCGCGGGCACAGCCCGCGCTCGGAGCGGAACACCAACCGCAAGCGCTTGGGCCATCCGCTGCGCGTGGTTACTCCGACAAGCTCATAGGTCATCGCGGGGGGGTCTCGGAAGAGATCCCCTCGATACCCCCCGGTTGCGGCGGCACAGCCGCCGCTCGAAGCGCACCACCATATGCGTGGCGGTTGAGCTTCACGATCCGCGAGATCAATCCGACAGCCTCCGTTCAGAAGGGCGGCAGTCGGGCGTCACGGTGCGCACGGTCGTTCCGAGACGCATCCGGTTCCAGCGGCCCTCCGTTGTTCTCACGGGGGGAGGCAGGCCCGATCCGTTCGCCGAAAGGCGAACGCCCGGCTCTGCCGGGAGGGCATTCTCCGGGGGGCACAGCCCCCCTCCGACTGACCTCACATGCCAAGGGCGCCGCGGGCTTCATCCATGACGGCGTCCGTGATCGTTCCGTAGCCCCGATCCCGGGCGAAGCGCTCGATGGCCTGCCTGGCCATCGGGCGGATGAACGTCGGGACGCGCTCGATCCGGGCCTCGGCCTCCGGCGTCCAGGCGGGCCCCCCGGAGGCTGACGCGCCCGCCCCGGGGATCATCGCCGCGAATGGACACCCCGGCCCTTCGGCCGACCCGGCCGGAGCCGGCGACGCGGGAGCGTGCCCCGATTCCTCGTCGGCGAAGGCCGCTACGCGCTGATGCGTCAGGCTCGCCCGCACGTCGGCGAAGGGCGCGGCCTCGGCGGCGCGCCCGCCGACCTTGACGCCGAGTGACTGCACGAGTTGAGTCTCCCACGGGTTGGTGAGCATGGCGATGCGGTGTCCGCAGGCCGGGCACGCGAAGCTGACCGCCAGCGACCCCTCGTCGGGACCCGCCGTGGACTGGAGCCTCATTGCCTCGTCGCAGGCGACGCAGAGGAACTTCATGGCGGCGTGCTCCTTCCCGAGCCGGGCGGGGATCGATGGCCAGGCGGGCCGTCGGCGGCCGGCGCGCCCGATTTCAGTCTAGCACGAAGGCGCGCGTCATTTGGCGCCCTCGTCGGACGGCAGGACCGCCGCTCCGCTGATCCGGCGCGGCGCCGCGGTGCCGGCCGAGAGGACGATCCGGATCCCCTCTTCGATCGAGAGTCCCGTCGGCACGATCCCGGCGCGGGGCACCAGGACGATGTCGCCCAGGTAGAGGTGGTTGGTCGGCACGTAGACGGTCACCAGCGACTCCGGCTTGGTGCCTTCGACCCGGACCTCGCCGGTCCGAAACCCGTAGACGTAGATCCCCTCCCGGGGGTGCTCGACGATGACGAACTCGCGAAAGCCGCCGCGGCGCCGGGGGGAGAACGCCTCGATCACCCCCTGGACGGCGGGATAGACCCGGCCGAAGACCGGGAGGCGACGGAGCAGCCGCTCGGCCCACTGGAGGACCCGGCGCCCGACCACGTTGGTCGCGATCACGCCCATCAGGAAGATGATGACGATCGCGGTCAGAAACCCGAGGCCCGGGACGTGCCGGCCCAGGGCCTGCTCGTAGACCGGCGAGATGAGGCCGTCGACCTCGCGGTAGAAGATCCACAGGACGTAGGCGGTGAGCACGACCGGCACCGTGACGAAGAAGCCGGCGATGAACCGGACCTTGAACCAGGACTGCACGCGGTTCCGCATCCCGCCTCCGTGCACGGATGAAACCACACGCCCCGAAGCGCGTCAAGGCGCCCGTCCGGGCCGGCGGCGCGCGAATTGAGTGGCCCCGCCGCGCGTGCTAGCCTCGAGCTGCGGGCCTTTCCCGCCGGAGGATGCATGCGCAGGAATCGCGCCCTCGCGGTCACGCTGGCGGTCGTCGGGCTGCTGGCGGTGGCCGTTTGGGCCCAGCCGGCTCCGGTCACGACCGAGCTCCTCCGCCTCCGCACCCCGGACGGTCGCGAGACCGCCGGCCTGGTCTACACTCCGGCCGGTCGAGCCCCGCGCGGGGGAGTGGCGCTGGTCCACGGCTACGGGTCCAATTTCTACTCGGGGGCCCCCGGACACCTCGCCCGAAGCCTGGCCGAGCGTGGCTTCACGACGCTCACCGCCAACATGCGGGACCACGACGGGGGACCCAAGACCACGCTGTTCGAGGAGAGCCGGTGGGACATCCAGGCCGCTGTCGACGAGCTCGCGCGACGAGCACCGGCGCCGCTCGCGCTCGCCGGCCACAGCCTGGGGACCAACAGCGTGCTCTTCTACGTCGCCGACACCCAGGACGCGCGCCTCCGGGCGGTCGTGCTCCTGGCCGGACCCGGCAACGCCTTCGAGTGGAACGTCCGGCAGCTCGGGCGCGAGCGGGCCCGGCAGACGCTCGAGGAGGCGGAGCGGCTCCAGCGCGAGGGGCGCGGCAAGGAGCTGATGCTGATCGACCTCGGTCCGCTCGGGAAAGCCCTCTACTCGGCGGATCACCTGGTCAGTCTCCGGGGACCCCGGACCAAGTCGGACCCGTACCGGAACATCGCCCGGGTGACGCGGCCGGTCCTCCTCGTCTATGCCGGAGACGACCGCCTCGTCGACCCCGAGGTCGGCCGCCGCCTCAAGGCGGCCGCCGTCAACACGCCCCGGGCCGACCTCGTCGAGGTCCCCGGCGCCGACCACGGCTTTTCCCGGCATCAGGCGGAGGTCGCCACCGTCGTGGAGCGATGGCTCGGCGAGGTTCTGCGCGCCGCCCTTTGACTCGAGCGAGACCCCTCGAACGGGCCGCTACGCCGACGCGGTACGACCGGAATTACGAATTATGGCGATTACTTATTGACAAGACCGACTCGGAGAGCCATACTCGCCGGGTCAGCTCCCTCCAGTCGAGTCCCGGTGCGCTCGCCGGTCGAGGCCGAGGACGGAAGGTCATCGCGGCCTCACGGCTCGAGGTACAGTCCCCGCAGGTGGTCGGAGAAAGGAGAGCGGAGGGCGCCCAGACGCTCCCGCACACGGTTCATCGAGAGCCGTGTCCAGGCCGGCGATCGAATCGTCGGTAGTCCCCAGCGAGTGATCCTTGGCAAAACCATACTCACGGAGGATCCTGCATGCGCAAGCTGAGCTCGTGTCGAGCCGCGGCCGTCGCGGCTGTCTTAGTGGCGTCGCTCGCGTTCGCGCCGGTGGCCATGGCGGCCGACGCGACGAGTATCGCGGTCAACGGCCTCACCACGGCGAATTACTGGACGGCCGAGCGCTATGCCAGCGCCAAGCCCTTCCCCCTGCCCTCTCCGACCGGGCCGGTCACTCAGGCCGCTCAAGCCGTCCCGGCCGAGCCTTCCCACTGGGCGCCGGGGCAGCCGCCCACGGCGAAGGTGGCTCCCGACTATCGGAACATCCTCTTCGTCCCCCGCGCGGCTGAGGCCGAGGGCGACGGGGTCGAGCCCGGGGCCTTCGGAACCTCCGGCGCCCGCTTCACGAGCGCGCGCCTGGTGCCGGCGGCCGGGTCCTTCGCGGAGACGAAATACCCCAACAGGGTCAACGGCAAGCTCTTCTTCACGCAGCCGGGCGTCGGCAACTTCGTCTGCTCGGGCACCGTCGGCCGGTTCCGGATCGTCTTCTCGGCCGGCCACTGCGTGAGTGACGGCCGCGGGCACTTCTTCACCAACTGGACGTTCGCGCCGGCCTTCCGCAGCGGCTCGTCGCCGTTCGGAGTCTTCGGCGCGGTGTTCGTGACGGTCGACAACCGCTGGCACTTCGGCGGCGGAGGGGTCCCGAACGCCGGCGACTTCTCCTGGCTCGAGATGGGCGACAAGGCCGCCGGGCGCATCGGCTCTATCGTGGGCTTCTCCGGCTTCTTCACGGGTGCCTACCACAACCACGTGACGGCCATCGGCTATCCGTGTAACCACGACGGCTGCCAGATCATGCACCGGGTCGACGCCCAGTCGTTCCAGTTCGTCTCGCCGAACAACGTGACGATCGGCTCCGACATGCGGGGCGGGTCGAGCGGCGGCGGCTGGTTCGAGAACTACGGCGAGGCCGCGTCCGGCCAGAACACGGCGTGCACGCAGTTCAACTGCCGCAACGCCTGGATCGGCGCGACCTCGTGGGGGTTCATCAGCACCGCCCCGCAGATCCAGGGCAGTGCTCGACCCGACGGGACGTGGTTCAACATCCTCAACGGCGGCAACGTCTGCGGGCGGCGCGCCGGGAACTGCTAGTACTTCGGGGGGGTCTCGGAAGACCCCCCCGATACCCCCCCTCGGTTGCGGCGGCGCAGCCGCCGCTCGGAGCGCTGCTCGACGCATCGCCCGTGCGGGGCGAGCGGCGGGTTAATCCGACATACTCCTAGGGCGCGCTCGTCAAGGATGACCTCCGGTGGCGCGGGCCAAAGCCCGCGCCACCCGGAGTCGCTTTCGGAGCTGACCTCGTGGCCGTCATCGCGGCGCGCGGTCCCGGTAGAGCGGCGGGCGCACCCCGTCGCCCGAGAAGAGGACGGTCAGGACGACCTCCACCGAGTGGTTCCCGGCCAGGCCCTGGCACCCGATGGCGGCCCGGGTCGGCCTTCCACGCTCGCCGTACAGGGCGAACAGGAGATCCGTCGCGCCGTTCACGACGCGCGGCTGCTCGGTAAAGCCCGGGGCGGAGTTGACGAAGCCGACGAGCTGAACCGCCTGCTCCATGCGATCGAGATCGCCCAGCGCGTACTTGAGCGCCGCCAGGCTCGTGAGGGCCGCGTAGCGCGCCGCCTCCTGTCCCTGCTCGACGGTGAGATCCTTGCCGAC
This region of Candidatus Methylomirabilota bacterium genomic DNA includes:
- a CDS encoding DUF502 domain-containing protein is translated as MRNRVQSWFKVRFIAGFFVTVPVVLTAYVLWIFYREVDGLISPVYEQALGRHVPGLGFLTAIVIIFLMGVIATNVVGRRVLQWAERLLRRLPVFGRVYPAVQGVIEAFSPRRRGGFREFVIVEHPREGIYVYGFRTGEVRVEGTKPESLVTVYVPTNHLYLGDIVLVPRAGIVPTGLSIEEGIRIVLSAGTAAPRRISGAAVLPSDEGAK
- a CDS encoding PCP reductase family protein, giving the protein MKFLCVACDEAMRLQSTAGPDEGSLAVSFACPACGHRIAMLTNPWETQLVQSLGVKVGGRAAEAAPFADVRASLTHQRVAAFADEESGHAPASPAPAGSAEGPGCPFAAMIPGAGASASGGPAWTPEAEARIERVPTFIRPMARQAIERFARDRGYGTITDAVMDEARGALGM
- a CDS encoding alpha/beta fold hydrolase, which encodes MRRNRALAVTLAVVGLLAVAVWAQPAPVTTELLRLRTPDGRETAGLVYTPAGRAPRGGVALVHGYGSNFYSGAPGHLARSLAERGFTTLTANMRDHDGGPKTTLFEESRWDIQAAVDELARRAPAPLALAGHSLGTNSVLFYVADTQDARLRAVVLLAGPGNAFEWNVRQLGRERARQTLEEAERLQREGRGKELMLIDLGPLGKALYSADHLVSLRGPRTKSDPYRNIARVTRPVLLVYAGDDRLVDPEVGRRLKAAAVNTPRADLVEVPGADHGFSRHQAEVATVVERWLGEVLRAAL
- a CDS encoding RidA family protein encodes the protein MVIEERLRGLGLSLWNLEEQYRVNPSGARFVSHLAVQNLLYLSGTVPFKDGKPFMTGVVGKDLTVEQGQEAARYAALTSLAALKYALGDLDRMEQAVQLVGFVNSAPGFTEQPRVVNGATDLLFALYGERGRPTRAAIGCQGLAGNHSVEVVLTVLFSGDGVRPPLYRDRAPR